One genomic segment of Thunnus albacares chromosome 18, fThuAlb1.1, whole genome shotgun sequence includes these proteins:
- the LOC122968163 gene encoding chemokine-like receptor 1 encodes MMDMTATPSNDTNTSSECEENGSSDDIYADLRRSLNIMAAVIYSLDFILGVLGNGVVIWVTGFKMKKTVNTVWILNLAVADFLFTAFLPFSVIYTALDFHWPFGKFMCKLDNTVRFLNMFVSVYILVVISVDRYVSVVWPVWAQNHRSVCKASCVSLGVWVLGLILSLPSFIFRDIGPSFDNEKIINCYDNYDFSDSCETPSELGLLRFKAMTIIHFLLGFVVPFTVIVSCYAVIIHRLRRNRTMTSRSSRPLKIIAAVITVFFLCWAPFYIMTLIELWYHIDNMSSVLELVVTIGVPLATSLAYLNSCLNPLLYVFMVQDFKDKVRKSILNVFETAFREEVSHSHTDTMSVDTSQRLDESVLNTQV; translated from the coding sequence ATGATGGACATGACTGCTACACCTTCCAATGACACCAATACATCAAGTGAATGTGAAGAAAATGGCTCTTCTGATGACATCTATGCTGATCTGAGAAGATCTCTCAACATCATGGCTGCTGTTATCTACTCCCTGGATTTCATTCTGGGAGTGCTCGGAAATGGAGTGGTTATCTGGGTGACTGGGTTCAAgatgaagaaaacagtgaacacAGTTTGGATCCTCAACCTTGCTGTTGCTGACTTCCTCTTCACAGCATTCCTTCCTTTTAGCGTGATATACACAGCTTTGGATTTCCACTGGCCTTTCGGCAAGTTCATGTGCAAACTGGACAACACAGTAAGGTTTCTGAACATGTTTGTCAGCGTCTACATTCTGGTAGTGATCAGTGTGGACAGATATGTGTCTGTGGTGTGGCCTGTCTGGGCCCAGAACCACCGAAGTGTATGCAAGGCGTCCTGTGTGAGTCTGGGTGTTTGGGTACTGGGTCTGATACTCAGCCTTCCATCTTTCATTTTCAGGGACATTGGGCCATcatttgataatgaaaaaatcATCAACTGCTACGACAACTATGACTTTTCTGATAGCTGTGAAACACCATCTGAGTTAGGACTGCTTCGTTTTAAGGCCATGACCATCATCCACTTCCTTCTGGGTTTTGTTGTCCCCTTCACTGTCATTGTCTCCTGTTATGCTGTGATAATCCATCGTCTCAGGAGGAACCGCACCATGACCAGCCGCTCAAGTCGCCCCTTAAAGATCATCGCTGCCgttatcactgttttttttctgtgctggGCTCCCTTTTACATCATGACTCTAATTGAGTTGTGGTATCACATTGATAATATGTCAAGTGTATTAGAACTTGTCGTCACTATCGGGGTCCCTTTAGCCACCAGCCTGGCCTATCTTAACAGTTGCCTGAATCCACTGCTGTATGTCTTCATGGTCCAAGATTTCAAGGATAAAGTTCGCAAATCCATCCTGAATGTATTTGAGACTGCTTTCCGGGAGGAGGTTTCCCACTCGCACACTGACACAATGTCAGTGGACACCAGTCAGAGACTTGACGAGTCAGTTCTTAATACTCAAGTATAA
- the LOC122968162 gene encoding chemokine-like receptor 1 has protein sequence MMDMTATPSNHTNTSGVCEENGSFNDTDAGLKRSLNIMSVVIYSLDFILGVLGNGVVIWVTGFKMKKTVNTVWILNLAVADFLFTAFLPFSVIYTALEFHWLFGKFMCKLDNTVRFLNMFVSVYILVVISVDRYVSVVWPVWAQNHRSVCKASCVSLGVWVLGLILSLPSFIFRDIGPSYDDKNILNCYDNYAFSDGCETQSEKELGLLRFKAMTIIHFLLGFVVPFTVIVSCYAVIIHRLRRNRTRASRSSRPFKIIVAVITVFFLCWAPFYIMNLIELRYHIDNMSSGVLETVLIIGVPLATSLAYLNSCLNPLLYVFMVQDFKDKVRKSILNVFETAFQEEVSHSHTDTTSVDTSQRLDESVLNTQV, from the coding sequence ATGATGGACATGACTGCTACACCTTCCAATCACACCAATACATCAGGTGTATGTGAAGAAAATGGCTCTTTTAATGACACCGATGCTGGTCTGAAAAGGTCTCTCAACATCATGTCTGTCGTTATCTACTCCCTGGATTTCATTCTGGGAGTGCTCGGAAATGGAGTGGTTATCTGGGTGACTGGGTTCAAgatgaagaaaacagtgaacacAGTTTGGATCCTCAACCTTGCTGTTGCTGACTTCCTCTTCACAGCATTCCTTCCTTTTAGTGTGATATACACAGCTTTGGAGTTCCACTGGCTTTTCGGCAAGTTCATGTGCAAACTGGACAACACAGTAAGGTTTCTGAACATGTTTGTCAGCGTCTACATTCTGGTAGTGATCAGTGTGGACAGATATGTGTCTGTGGTGTGGCCTGTCTGGGCCCAGAACCACCGAAGTGTATGCAAGGCGTCCTGTGTGAGTCTGGGTGTTTGGGTACTGGGTCTGATACTCAGCCTTCCATCTTTCATTTTCAGGGACATTGGGCCATCATATGAtgataaaaatatcttaaaCTGCTACGACAACTATGCCTTTTCTGATGGCTGTGAAACACAATCTGAGAAAGAGTTAGGACTGCTTCGTTTTAAGGCCATGACCATCATCCACTTCCTTCTGGGTTTTGTTGTCCCCTTCACTGTCATTGTCTCCTGTTATGCTGTGATAATCCATCGTCTCAGGAGGAACCGCACCAGGGCCAGCCGCTCAAGTCGCCCCTTTAAGATCATCGTTGCCGTTatcactgtttttttcctgtgctgGGCTCCCTTTTACATCATGAATCTAATTGAGTTGCGGTATCACATTGATAATATGTCAAGTGGAGTATTAGAAACTGTCCTCATTATCGGGGTCCCTTTAGCCACCAGCCTGGCCTATCTTAACAGTTGCCTGAATCCACTGCTGTATGTCTTCATGGTCCAAGATTTCAAGGACAAAGTTCGCAAATCCATCCTGAATGTATTTGAGACTGCTTTCCAGGAGGAGGTTTCCCACTCGCACACTGACACAACGTCAGTGGACACCAGTCAGAGACTTGACGAGTCAGTTCTTAATACTCAAGTATAA